One Oncorhynchus clarkii lewisi isolate Uvic-CL-2024 unplaced genomic scaffold, UVic_Ocla_1.0 unplaced_contig_4122_pilon_pilon, whole genome shotgun sequence DNA window includes the following coding sequences:
- the LOC139401372 gene encoding TATA box-binding protein-associated factor RNA polymerase I subunit A-like — protein sequence KYNSFYERVKHSGVKHYLKVCLEHSFHLLVNGQFEDAKLQLFIAESWRYGKQSAGQSQRIRLIQAYSGVLDYFIWCDKKATASSTDEYDAAVNQEMHSYFRQSSVNLKEIMKLPGVWDPFVLSYIDMLEFYNDHEGAVKVLNDYAYDDSFPPNPNAHVYLYRYMKKQNHPLKKLLKVLKILHTLVPSHELMPEYCSLLVQSENEGDLQKALGVVLDLLDYSSWRSNLDVWNHLLNIIKRLRMTKQWLKIFAEEMGYRKDWWLAIHFSTFQARKDSAENRELLEVKSFVVGAFCPHYASMYCGVGKAARKGVTSEARKAKRNPKPLKNIRRLRRERGQQSQD from the exons AAATACAACAGTTTCTATGAGCGAGTGAAACACTCAGGAGTAAAGCATTACCTGAAG GTCTGTCTGGAGCACTCGTTCCATCTCCTGGTCAATGGGCAGTTTGAGGATGCCAAGCTTCAGCTGTTCATCGCTGAGAGCTGGAGGTATGGCAAGCAGTCAGCCGGTCAGTCCCAGAGGATTAGGCTGATCCAGGCCTATAGTGGCGTCCTGGATTACTTCATCTGGTGTGACAAGAAAGCCACTGCATCCAGCACAG ATGAGTATGATGCAGCTGTCAACCAAGAAATGCATAGCTACTTCCGACAATCTTCTGTGAACCTGAAGGAGATCATGAAGCTTCCTGGCGTCTGGGATCCTTTTGTTCTGAGTTACATTGAT ATGCTGGAATTCTACAACGATCACGAGGGAGCTGTGAAGGTTCTAAATGACTATGCCTATGACGACAGTTTCCCACCCAATCCCAATGCCCATGTCTACCTATACCGGTACATGAAGAAACAGAACCACCCACTGAAGAAACTTCTCAAAGTGCTGAAG ATCCTGCATACATTGGTCCCAAGTCATGAGTTGATGCCGGAATACTGTTCTCTTCTGGTACAGTCGG AGAATGAGGGTGATCTTCAGAAGGCTCTAGGTGTGGTTCTGGATCTCCTGGACTACTCCAGTTGGAGGAGCAACTTGGATGTCTGGAACCATTTGTTGAACATCATCAAGAGACTGAGGATGAC AAAACAATGGCTGAAGATTTTTGCAGAGGAGATGGGGTACAGAAAGGACTGGTGGCTAGCAATACACTTCTCAACATTCCAGGCCAGGAAAGATTCGGCAGAGAATAGAGAGCTACTGGAAGTGAAGAGCTTTGTTGTTGGAGCCTTTTGTCCTCACT ATGCCTCCATGTACTGCGGTGTTGGTAAGGCAGCCCGAAAAGGAGTAACTTCTGAGGCTCGAAAGGCTAAGAGGAATCCTAAACCGCTAAAAAATATAAGAAGGCTCAGGAGAGAAAGGGGACAGCAAAGCCAAGACTGA